A genomic region of Nitrospirota bacterium contains the following coding sequences:
- a CDS encoding phosphatidylglycerophosphatase A — protein sequence MNSAIKYIATLGFIGYLPIAPGTFATLSACIVYIITKPSLKILSIFLVIIIPLGFICAHRAERLLNEKDSRHIVIDEFCGYLLSVFFVTFNIPNALLAFFLFRIFDILKPFPIKMLESSLSGGIGIMVDDMIAALYTNIIMHLINF from the coding sequence ATGAACTCAGCAATTAAATATATCGCAACATTAGGTTTTATAGGATATCTACCTATTGCACCTGGAACTTTTGCAACATTATCAGCATGTATAGTTTATATAATTACAAAACCTTCTTTAAAAATTCTCAGTATTTTCCTCGTAATCATTATCCCTTTAGGATTTATTTGCGCCCATCGTGCTGAAAGACTCTTAAATGAAAAAGATAGCAGACATATTGTAATTGATGAATTCTGCGGTTATCTCCTTTCAGTATTTTTTGTTACATTTAATATACCCAATGCCCTGTTAGCCTTTTTTTTATTTAGAATTTTCGATATACTAAAACCATTTCCTATAAAGATGTTAGAATCTTCTTTAAGTGGGGGTATTGGGATAATGGTTGATGATATGATTGCAGCTCTGTATACTAACATCATAATGCATTTGATTAATTTTTAG
- the thpR gene encoding RNA 2',3'-cyclic phosphodiesterase: MNLRCFIAIVTPDSLKKQIIEMTDLLKKYDADIKWVNPENIHLTLKFLGNTPQSFLTKINETLNEAVLPYSPFYIKIYGTGVFPNKKHPRVIWIGIKDSEILINLRNAIEQSISSLGYQKDEKEFKPHLTIGRVRSQKGIMHIINNLEDFKDKDFGSIYVDNIKLMKSDLKPKGAEYSCLYDIPIIRRKNDE, translated from the coding sequence ATGAATTTAAGATGTTTTATAGCTATTGTGACACCAGATAGCTTAAAGAAACAGATTATAGAAATGACTGACTTATTAAAAAAATATGACGCAGATATTAAATGGGTAAACCCAGAGAATATTCATCTTACTCTGAAGTTTCTTGGTAACACACCTCAAAGCTTCTTAACAAAGATAAATGAAACTCTTAATGAAGCAGTATTACCATACAGTCCTTTTTATATTAAAATATATGGAACAGGTGTGTTTCCAAATAAAAAACATCCAAGGGTAATCTGGATTGGTATTAAAGATTCAGAGATACTTATTAATTTAAGGAATGCTATCGAACAATCTATTTCTTCACTTGGTTATCAAAAGGATGAGAAGGAATTTAAACCTCATTTAACAATCGGAAGGGTACGCTCACAAAAAGGCATTATGCATATAATAAATAATCTGGAAGATTTTAAAGATAAAGATTTTGGATCTATTTATGTTGATAACATAAAATTAATGAAAAGTGATTTAAAACCAAAAGGGGCAGAGTATAGTTGCCTTTATGATATACCCATAATTAGGAGGAAGAATGACGAATAA
- a CDS encoding molybdenum cofactor guanylyltransferase yields MDAVILAGGENKRMPFIKSFIKINNKRIIESNIELLGKIFNRIIISTNSPEIYFYLGLPMIGDVINTRGPMTGIYSVLINPDINDIFVIGCDMPFIKKKLIKFILSKWNNEWDSIVPLFNSKPQPLLGIYSKRVLTKMEIAINNNQRSLMDFLCKINVLLIKEGEVKEIDPDGRSFVNINTLKDFKKEMGGRKCLV; encoded by the coding sequence ATGGACGCTGTTATTCTTGCTGGTGGTGAAAATAAAAGAATGCCTTTCATAAAGAGTTTTATAAAAATCAATAATAAAAGAATTATAGAGTCGAATATCGAATTGCTTGGGAAAATATTTAATAGAATTATAATAAGTACAAACAGCCCTGAAATCTATTTTTATCTGGGTCTTCCAATGATCGGAGATGTCATAAATACAAGGGGACCGATGACAGGGATTTATTCTGTATTAATTAATCCTGATATAAATGATATATTTGTAATAGGTTGTGATATGCCTTTCATAAAGAAAAAATTGATAAAATTTATACTTAGCAAATGGAATAATGAATGGGACTCAATCGTGCCTTTATTTAATAGTAAACCTCAGCCTCTTTTAGGCATTTATTCAAAGAGAGTTTTAACTAAAATGGAAATAGCTATAAATAATAATCAGAGAAGTTTAATGGATTTTTTATGCAAAATTAATGTCTTGTTGATTAAAGAAGGAGAGGTGAAGGAAATAGACCCTGATGGCAGGTCGTTTGTAAATATTAACACATTAAAAGATTTTAAGAAAGAAATGGGAGGTAGAAAATGTTTGGTTTAA
- a CDS encoding OsmC family protein, with translation MLSAKITHVKGLQFIGDSSSGHAIVMDADSAVGGQNTGPRPMELLLLAAGGCSGMDVISILKKKKQEVTSLEISVKGEKSEDYPKKFTEIYLEFLVKGKNISEEAVKRAIDLSMNKYCSVKATLEGTAKIHFTYRIIQE, from the coding sequence ATGCTAAGTGCGAAAATAACACATGTTAAAGGACTACAGTTTATAGGAGATTCTTCTTCCGGTCATGCAATTGTTATGGATGCTGATTCTGCTGTCGGTGGACAAAATACTGGTCCACGACCAATGGAGTTACTGCTATTAGCTGCTGGAGGATGTTCAGGAATGGATGTCATTTCGATTCTTAAAAAAAAGAAACAGGAAGTAACATCTCTTGAAATATCTGTAAAAGGAGAAAAGTCGGAAGACTATCCTAAAAAATTCACAGAGATATATCTTGAATTTCTTGTAAAGGGGAAAAATATTTCTGAAGAAGCAGTAAAAAGGGCAATTGATCTTTCAATGAACAAATATTGTTCTGTAAAAGCTACACTTGAAGGCACGGCAAAGATACATTTTACATATCGTATAATACAAGAATAG